TCCAGGCTTTTTAAAACGCCCAAATGATAGTGACTATTTAACATTATTGGCGCTTGATCGTGTTGAAAATGAAATGGTGACATTTCCTGCTGATGGTGTACTACTATCATAACATTACCCAAAATAACGGGTTATTAAGCTTTGTATTTATTAGGACATATAGAAAAAGCCCTTTGACAAAGTTATTTCTACCCTTTATAATATTGAACAATATACTTTTTTAGATTGTTCGTTCATCATTACGAAAGACAGGACCTATTTTTCAGAAAGACAATGGTAAACGAGTAATAAAACGACCCTGCAATCTGAGAGTGTTACAGACGATTATCTGTGATAAAAAAAGGAGAGGATGATTTATGAAACGAGTGACATTAAAAGACATTTATTCACACCCAATCGCTCAAAAATATGTGACACGATCCGGCCTTGCCCATGCTATCTCCACTGCTCAGTATGCTTTTAACTTTGCAATAGAGCAGAATGTCAACCCTGACTTAGCCGTTAAAGCAGCTTTTTTACATGACATCGGCCACTACACATGGTATCGCAATGGCCAATGGGATTATTCGTTATACAAAGAAAATGATATTCATGCCATTAAAGGAGCAGAAAGAGCACATAAATTACTTATTAGATTAGATGAAAACCCAGTCTCTGCTAAAAAAATTGCTTTAGCCATATTACTACACACTGATTCTTATTTACCTGATGTTGGTATTAGACGCGAGCCATTGCAGGAAGTCGTCGCTCTCGCTGACGAAGCTGATGAAGAGCCAGGTGGTACCCATCATTACCGCACGATCAGTAGTGAAGATGCCGAGCATGCCATTAATGAGCTTGATGATGCCATTTTCAATTATTTAAAAACGCAGAAAAAAAACCAACCTGCTTCCTTGCAGTTACTAATTTAATTGTTGCTAATAGTGAGCCCACATGCTACATTAAATAGAGACATACTTTGTTTTACCTAACTAAAAATAAAGAAGTTCGCTTTTAAAATAAAAAGGGGAGTAGCGACCAAGTTCATGAGTCGTCATGACAGCGGATTTTCATCCGCTCGGTTCATGAAGCTTTGGGAGAGTCCTAAAGTTTGCAAGACCTTTTTATGAGAGTGTGTCAACAGTGATGTTTATTGCCTGTTGCCACTTTCTCATAAAGAGGTCTGTTTTTTTGTGTTCAACAGCTTGTCCAGACCTGATCTTATGATCCGACCTTCTAAATAAGGGGAAATGATTGAATGATGTATTTAGTGTTTATCGCCGCCGCCATTGTTACCATTTTTACTGCTATAAAACTGTCTACTTATGCTGATATAATCGGCGAAAGAACGCGATTAGGCGGTATGATGGCCGGTACGATTTTACTAGCCGGTGCCACGTCTCTTCCTGAAGTGACAACAAGTTTAACAGCTATCACTGTCGGCAATCCAGATATGGCTGTCAGCAATATTTTCGGGAGCAATTTATTTAACTTACTTATTTTAGCTGTTGGAGATATTTATTTTAGAAAACAAAAAATATTTTCTTATATAGGTAAAGATCATTTACTGACAAGTTTTCTTAATGTTGGATTAACATCGATTATTTTTATCGCTATTCTTTTCCCAACTGGGTATGCTATTTTCAATATCGGGGTAGAAATTTATTTACTTGTGTCATTTTATCTTCTTGGA
The Salipaludibacillus sp. LMS25 DNA segment above includes these coding regions:
- a CDS encoding HD domain-containing protein — encoded protein: MKRVTLKDIYSHPIAQKYVTRSGLAHAISTAQYAFNFAIEQNVNPDLAVKAAFLHDIGHYTWYRNGQWDYSLYKENDIHAIKGAERAHKLLIRLDENPVSAKKIALAILLHTDSYLPDVGIRREPLQEVVALADEADEEPGGTHHYRTISSEDAEHAINELDDAIFNYLKTQKKNQPASLQLLI